The Desulfosoma caldarium genome has a window encoding:
- a CDS encoding glycosyltransferase family 4 protein — MAIHIGFVSTRFTGADGVTMEAGKWSDILKEAGHECFWWGGEVHRDPSHAMVVSEAHFLHPENQKIQAKAFGREMRSHELTQRIHDYRAVLKEKLVDFLQTFDIQLLIVENALASPMHIPLALALTELIAERKIPTIAHHHEFYWEQSRCAVNCVQDFLYMAFPPVLPTIQHVVISSAAHEALAHRRGVSSIIIPNVLDFEHPPQPNAEKANRLRGMIGLDFEGKLIVQPTRIIRRKGIEHAVEITAALKDMGYQLLITHQAGEGDADYAAWLQAQAQEHGVSLYFLGTHVVDPWVEVKSPENPITLWDIYPHAELITYPSLYEGFGNAFLEAIYFRKPLVVNRYATFVRDIEPLGFDLLIMDGYVSRRLIAKIREVLQFAERREAMVEHNYALAKSHFSYEVLRRRLNFLLMNFFGLGV, encoded by the coding sequence ATGGCTATTCATATCGGGTTCGTGTCCACACGATTTACGGGCGCCGACGGTGTCACCATGGAAGCAGGCAAGTGGTCGGATATCTTGAAGGAAGCCGGGCATGAATGTTTCTGGTGGGGCGGTGAGGTGCATCGGGACCCTTCCCACGCCATGGTGGTGTCGGAGGCGCATTTTTTGCATCCGGAAAACCAGAAGATTCAGGCCAAGGCCTTTGGCCGTGAGATGCGTTCCCATGAGTTGACTCAAAGGATTCACGACTACCGAGCGGTGCTCAAGGAAAAACTTGTCGACTTTCTTCAAACCTTTGACATTCAACTGCTCATTGTGGAAAACGCCTTGGCCAGTCCCATGCACATTCCCCTCGCCTTGGCTTTAACCGAGCTCATTGCCGAAAGGAAAATTCCCACCATTGCTCATCACCACGAATTTTATTGGGAACAGAGCCGCTGTGCGGTTAACTGTGTGCAAGATTTTCTTTACATGGCTTTTCCGCCGGTCTTGCCCACCATTCAGCACGTGGTCATCAGTTCGGCGGCCCACGAAGCCTTGGCCCATCGAAGAGGGGTGTCTTCGATTATCATTCCCAACGTGCTGGATTTTGAGCATCCGCCTCAGCCCAACGCGGAAAAGGCGAACCGGCTGCGCGGCATGATCGGCCTGGATTTCGAAGGCAAACTCATTGTGCAGCCCACCCGCATCATTCGGCGCAAAGGCATCGAACACGCCGTGGAGATTACCGCGGCGCTCAAGGACATGGGTTACCAGCTGCTCATCACGCACCAGGCCGGGGAAGGCGATGCGGATTATGCCGCCTGGTTACAGGCTCAGGCTCAAGAACACGGCGTGTCCTTGTATTTTTTGGGCACTCATGTGGTGGATCCCTGGGTGGAGGTGAAATCACCCGAGAACCCCATCACCCTGTGGGATATTTATCCCCACGCGGAACTCATTACCTACCCGAGCCTCTATGAAGGGTTTGGGAACGCCTTTCTGGAAGCCATTTATTTTCGAAAGCCTCTGGTGGTGAACCGCTACGCCACCTTTGTGCGAGACATCGAACCCTTGGGCTTTGATCTTTTGATCATGGACGGGTATGTGAGCCGTCGGCTCATCGCCAAGATCCGCGAGGTTCTGCAGTTCGCGGAGCGGCGAGAAGCCATGGTGGAACACAATTACGCTTTGGCCAAGAGCCATTTTTCTTACGAAGTGCTTCGGCGTCGGTTGAACTTTCTGCTCATGAACTTCTTCGGCCTGGGGGTCTAA
- a CDS encoding HAD family hydrolase — MKRWRAWLKAHVSQTPYPTPECGSVPHFDPTPRVILFDVYGTLLAARHGDLEDQVRRRLAQESFVKTALFFGYSEEVGNTWAENFYQAIAKEHEHGRSLGISRPEVLVEHIWKTLLENVADPPDPPPHPMDVAMYRELVANPVSPFEGAVETLRTLHGQGFLLGLASNAQFYTRPILEYALGTPLHAVFDERWTFFSYELGFAKPDPHFFRLIATRARRFGLDPEVVLMVGNDPVNDMEAAQIHGLQTVLFMPGVTAHLQDFPWNGPRTMRFDALVQALGKE, encoded by the coding sequence ATGAAGCGGTGGCGGGCATGGCTAAAAGCCCATGTGTCACAGACGCCGTACCCGACGCCGGAATGCGGTTCTGTGCCACACTTCGACCCCACGCCTCGAGTCATTTTATTCGACGTCTACGGCACGCTGTTGGCCGCACGCCATGGAGATCTGGAAGATCAGGTGCGGCGTCGCCTGGCTCAAGAAAGTTTCGTTAAGACGGCGCTGTTTTTCGGCTACTCGGAAGAAGTTGGCAACACGTGGGCCGAAAATTTCTATCAAGCCATCGCCAAAGAACATGAACACGGCCGCTCATTGGGCATCAGCAGACCGGAAGTTCTCGTGGAACACATCTGGAAAACGCTGCTGGAAAACGTTGCCGACCCCCCGGACCCGCCCCCCCATCCCATGGATGTGGCCATGTACCGGGAACTTGTGGCCAATCCCGTCTCTCCCTTTGAAGGGGCTGTGGAAACTCTCAGAACCCTGCACGGCCAGGGTTTCCTTCTGGGATTGGCGTCCAATGCCCAGTTTTACACGCGACCCATTTTGGAGTATGCTTTGGGCACCCCGTTGCATGCCGTTTTTGATGAGCGGTGGACGTTTTTTTCCTACGAACTGGGTTTTGCTAAGCCGGACCCTCATTTCTTTCGCCTCATCGCCACGCGTGCTCGGCGCTTCGGTCTCGACCCTGAGGTCGTGCTCATGGTGGGCAACGACCCGGTCAACGACATGGAAGCCGCTCAAATCCACGGCCTGCAAACGGTGCTGTTCATGCCCGGTGTCACGGCTCACTTACAGGATTTTCCGTGGAATGGGCCTCGCACGATGCGGTTTGACGCCCTGGTGCAGGCACTGGGGAAAGAATGA
- the pyrF gene encoding orotidine-5'-phosphate decarboxylase: protein MDSVPLRERLIFALDLPSPEDAKAWVERLEDQVRFFKVGFELFLAGGFPIVEWIQNRGAKVFLDLKLFDVPETVRRATAQIAKRHVALTTVHGNDAMLKAAVDAKGPVKILAVTALTSLDQGDLHDLGFHCTVEDLVLSRARRALALGCDGLISSGLEIPRVRREVKDGLLLVVPGIRPVANVDDQKRTVDPRQAFASGADHIVVGRPIRNAAHPERLVEEILEQIEKGLRERARILADE, encoded by the coding sequence ATGGATTCTGTACCTTTGCGCGAACGCCTTATTTTCGCTTTGGATCTGCCGTCGCCTGAAGATGCCAAGGCCTGGGTGGAACGGCTGGAGGATCAGGTACGCTTTTTCAAGGTAGGTTTTGAACTGTTCCTCGCGGGCGGTTTTCCCATCGTGGAATGGATACAGAACCGGGGCGCCAAGGTCTTTTTGGACCTGAAATTATTCGATGTGCCTGAGACGGTGCGGCGCGCCACGGCGCAGATCGCCAAGCGGCACGTGGCGCTGACAACGGTGCACGGTAACGACGCCATGCTCAAAGCCGCCGTGGACGCCAAAGGGCCCGTAAAGATTTTGGCCGTCACCGCCTTGACCAGCCTGGATCAGGGCGATCTTCATGACCTGGGCTTTCACTGCACCGTGGAGGATTTGGTGCTGTCCAGGGCGAGAAGAGCTTTGGCCCTGGGCTGCGACGGGCTTATTTCTTCGGGCCTGGAAATTCCCCGCGTGCGCCGTGAAGTGAAGGACGGTCTTTTATTGGTGGTGCCCGGTATTCGTCCGGTGGCCAACGTGGATGATCAAAAAAGAACCGTGGACCCGCGCCAGGCCTTCGCTTCGGGTGCGGATCACATTGTGGTGGGACGTCCCATTCGGAATGCGGCGCACCCGGAACGGTTGGTGGAAGAGATTTTGGAGCAGATTGAAAAGGGACTTAGGGAACGTGCGCGGATTTTAGCCGACGAATAG
- a CDS encoding ATPase domain-containing protein has product MQQTTENRLSTGIKGLDEILAGGLLPGRAYLLHGGPGTGKTTLGLHFLVAGAAQGERALFITLEEWETSLRKNAAAVGLDLSGIDFLDISPGPEYFCRVQTYDIFAPAEVEREPLTETITEAVERIHPVRVFIDSLTQFRYLSSDVFQFRKQVLSFLQFLTQQGATVVFTSEYSPDHPDDDLQFMADGIIELDCEEGGRSVSIRKFRGSSFKGGKHSMVLTSRGMAVFPRLIPEEHGREFLAEAISTEIPELDALMHGGVERGTISIITGPSGVGKTTLGILFMKEAARRGERSVMYSFEESLEPLIHRSEAVKIPVRSMLEKGTLSVVQVEPLRYTSNEFAWMVRREVEEKNARIVMIDSLSGYRLSLRGGDLVSHLHALCKYLSNMGVTVFLINEVEAITGDFKPTELGISYLADNIVILRYLEMAGELRKAIGVLKKRLSDFEKTLREFEITGSGVKVGPPLRRLRGILTGVPNWVKGEEEK; this is encoded by the coding sequence ATGCAGCAAACCACTGAAAATCGCCTTTCCACAGGTATAAAGGGGCTGGATGAAATATTGGCGGGCGGGCTTTTGCCTGGACGCGCCTACCTGTTGCACGGCGGGCCCGGAACCGGCAAAACCACCCTTGGGCTCCATTTTCTGGTTGCAGGTGCGGCTCAAGGGGAAAGAGCCCTGTTTATCACCCTGGAGGAATGGGAGACGTCTCTGCGCAAAAATGCCGCGGCGGTGGGACTGGATCTGTCAGGGATTGATTTTCTCGACATAAGCCCCGGTCCCGAATATTTTTGCCGGGTGCAGACCTATGATATTTTCGCGCCGGCCGAAGTGGAACGTGAACCGCTCACCGAGACGATCACCGAAGCCGTCGAACGAATTCATCCCGTGCGGGTGTTTATTGATTCCCTGACCCAGTTTCGTTACCTGTCTTCCGATGTGTTCCAGTTCCGCAAACAGGTATTGTCGTTCCTTCAGTTCCTGACCCAGCAGGGGGCCACCGTGGTCTTTACCTCGGAGTACAGCCCTGACCATCCGGACGATGATTTGCAGTTCATGGCCGACGGCATAATTGAGCTTGACTGCGAAGAGGGCGGCCGCAGTGTGAGCATAAGAAAATTCCGGGGATCAAGCTTCAAGGGCGGCAAACATTCCATGGTGTTGACCAGCCGAGGCATGGCGGTTTTCCCCCGCTTGATACCGGAAGAACACGGCCGGGAGTTCCTAGCGGAAGCCATTTCCACCGAAATTCCGGAACTGGACGCGCTGATGCACGGGGGTGTGGAGCGCGGCACGATTTCCATCATCACCGGACCGAGCGGCGTCGGAAAAACCACGCTGGGAATCCTGTTCATGAAGGAAGCGGCCCGCAGAGGCGAGCGTTCCGTGATGTATTCCTTTGAAGAGAGCCTGGAACCCCTGATTCACCGATCCGAGGCGGTCAAGATTCCGGTTCGCAGCATGCTGGAAAAAGGCACCCTTTCCGTCGTCCAAGTGGAGCCGCTGCGGTATACCTCCAACGAATTTGCCTGGATGGTCCGCCGGGAAGTGGAAGAAAAGAACGCCAGGATTGTGATGATCGACAGTCTTTCGGGCTACAGGCTGTCGTTGCGGGGTGGAGACCTGGTCAGTCATCTCCATGCCCTGTGTAAATATCTCAGCAACATGGGCGTCACCGTGTTCCTGATCAATGAGGTGGAAGCCATTACCGGTGATTTCAAACCAACAGAGTTGGGTATCAGCTATCTTGCGGACAATATCGTGATTTTGCGGTACCTGGAGATGGCAGGCGAGCTGCGCAAGGCCATCGGCGTTCTCAAAAAACGGTTGAGCGACTTTGAAAAGACCCTGCGGGAATTCGAGATCACCGGTTCGGGTGTCAAGGTGGGCCCGCCTTTGCGCCG
- a CDS encoding YbaK/EbsC family protein — protein sequence MPTILDVKAFLAQHGIEVWEFDQPTPTSEAAAKAVGCTVAEIAKTILFLVGDQPVVVVTCGDRRIKGSRLKQAVGLKGKVRLPGEDEVVRHTGYAPGGVCPFLLPSSVTVLIDTSMRRFPRVYAAAGNDHSAVPITVDHLLTITGGMEAAVSDAPEDNDKDFRKH from the coding sequence ATGCCCACCATTTTGGACGTGAAAGCGTTTTTGGCCCAGCACGGCATAGAAGTCTGGGAATTTGACCAGCCCACTCCCACGTCGGAGGCGGCGGCCAAAGCCGTGGGATGCACGGTGGCGGAAATCGCCAAGACCATTCTCTTTCTGGTGGGAGATCAACCCGTGGTGGTGGTCACCTGCGGAGACCGCCGCATCAAGGGTTCCCGCCTGAAGCAAGCTGTCGGCCTGAAGGGTAAGGTGCGCTTGCCGGGCGAAGATGAGGTGGTGCGCCACACAGGGTACGCTCCAGGAGGTGTCTGCCCGTTTCTTTTGCCTTCCTCCGTCACCGTCCTTATCGATACGTCCATGCGTCGGTTTCCGCGCGTCTACGCAGCCGCGGGCAATGACCATTCCGCCGTGCCCATCACCGTGGATCATCTTTTGACGATCACCGGCGGCATGGAAGCCGCTGTTTCGGATGCTCCAGAGGACAACGACAAGGATTTCCGCAAACACTAA